From Aquarana catesbeiana isolate 2022-GZ linkage group LG05, ASM4218655v1, whole genome shotgun sequence:
ggaccctgcttgttagagtttacaatctaatacagtaaaaccttggtttgagagcattttgcatgACAAGCAAAGGTTTTTAATACAttatgacttgatatacaagtagcatcatgtcacaactgagtataaaagagaagagaggtgcctcattgttacatttaatgaaggtacaacatttagcaactcgcatggttgatgattaaaacaggcacatctaagtatgcaggcatccggggtaaagctgtccacatagaccatcctccgcaccgccatcgatgtcatcccttccacgctgcactccacgagcgcttcaagcctcactttcagatcactctactgcagggtagtcttcccggttaTGATTACAGACCAACAGCGGTGAGatctatattgctacacttagaggcgcctctcttctcttttatactctgtatctcctgctggattttgcttctaatccccttgtagaagctttcatttgtggatggacattttatggataCACAattaatcacattgctataatctttttatacggACTATTAacagaaggacttatgaataaatgtttGTGGAACAAATCAACTGAGTTTGCATTACTTCTTATCGGGAAATTGATATATAAGTGCTTTTGATTACAAGTGTGTTTCCGGAAACtcattatgctcgcaatccaaagttttactgtagcGACAAAGACCAGTGATCTAGCATGTTTCAAAGCCTCAAAAAGGTCATATAGACTCTGCgggagatggtacagggggggtGCTTAGAGCCTCTGCAGAAAGTAGCTAAAAGGAATTGGGTGAATCTGACCACAAAGTCTTGAGTTGCAGGAGAGACCCGTGAAACAGTGAAGGTGACTCGGCACCAGCCCTTAGGAGCTAAACCATATTCCAATAATGTATACCTTATAAAACACAGCAGATTCCATATCGCAGACATCAGTTTCCTCCCAGGACTGGTTGGAGTATATAGGCTGGGGCCACTCATAAAAGCAGAACTGCTACATAATTATATAGTTAGcctggtttaaaaaagaaaaagacacaaAGCCATCTACTtctctagttcaaccaataaaggggggggggtcacacataattgatccagaggaaggcaaaaaaccccaaaaaaactctGCTCTGTATCTATGCGCAGACATGTTTTGTCTGCATAGCGGTGATGCAACTACGCCCAGAATATGAGGCAAGGTCTCATGTCATCATGAACCTAGGAGGCTGGTGCATTCCCACGGCCATTTTTGGTCAGGTTCCTCAATTATCGTCACCAGGATATGATCCTGGCGGAATCTAGGAAACATAAGGAATTGCACTTTGAGAACACCCGAGTAATGTTGTTCCCGGATTTCTCAGCTGAAACCCAGAGGAAAAGGTATTCTTTTAACGATGTTGGGAAGCGTTTGAGAGATAAAGAAAAAGACACAAAGCCACCTAGTTCAatcaataaaagggggggggggggggggggagtgtcacccacaattgatccagaggaaggcaaaaaaaaaaaaaaaaaaccctctgctctgtATCTATGCACAGACATATTTTGTCAGCATAGCGGTGATGCAACTACGCCCAGAATATGATATATGCTCTATCCCAGCAGGCTGCGGGTGCAATATAAAGGAGCTGTTAAATTCTTTGATAACCCATTAGAGGCCAGCAAGTGGCTTGACAGAGATCCTTAAATTCACTCAGCTATGACTTGCTATTTACTACTTTAAGATGGCCCCTGGAGTCTCCGGCTTCTGAGTACTGTTGCACTTGTTGTACCTTTACCCTGGAAATACAGGCTGTTACTGCCTGCATGAATCTCATCAATCATTTTGCTCATAAGCTACAAGTTTTGAGATTTCAAACCTAATTTGTATCAGTAGATGGCACCACGAGATAATCCGATAAAATTTCTTTTTCAATCCACATTAAGTGACCATGGGGCTCTATGAGGAAAACACAAGAGTATCCGAACAGTTGGTTACATGGTGAAAGACTTCcagtactacttttttttttgagtttggGATCAAGCTACATACCAGACTTAGTTTTTCCCTTAGTTCTAGTATAATGGCAGGGGCGGTTGTTTTAACTCAGTTCACCGATCACAGGGGACAATTATCAATGATTGTGTGTGGCATTGTTACAGTATCTCCAAAAGCACTTTGAAATTGTATAGGGTATTGCACCCGGGCTCCAGGTATACAGAGTTTGATCTGCACTTCAACTATGTAAAAATAGTGTCATGGAATAATGTTAAAGGGCTGAATAACAAATTGAAGAGGGCCTCAGTGTTTCAATTTCTTAAGCAGTCCAAGCCACATATCGccttcctgcaggagacacacctggatgGTAACAGGGTTCTGGCTATGCCCAGGCCCTGAATTTAAAAAGTCTTTCACGCTACATTTTCCACCTTATAGGGGGGGGGTTTCAATTCTCATTAGTAAGGCTATTCCATGTACTATACACCAGGTGTTCTCAGACCACGGGGGGACGGTATGTGGCAGTTCTGTTGGATATCTCTCATCATAAAATGTTACTGGTGACTGTGTACTTGACCCCTCCGGTCAACATTCAACTTTTGTATGACTCATTTGTCAAACTGGCTCCCTTTGCTCATCTCCCACTGATACTGATGGGAGATTTCAATGCTATTCTAGGTACGTTGGACTCATCCAATCTTGGGGGGATGGGGTCTGCTGACCTCCTCTCCTGGGCTGACTGACCTGTGGTGATCCAGGAACTTTTTCGGTAGGGCCTACTCGCACGTCTCAGCACCCCATCATTCATCGGCCAGGATAGATCTGGCCATCAGGTAACTCCGCTTTGCTACCATATACACATGAGATTGATTACCTGGCTGAGGGTATATCGTATCACAACCAATTGTCCCTTACTCTCAGTTTTCCAGCTGGGAGGAGGACAGGCTTTCTCCAGGATGGTTACAGAATGAGCAGGTATCCTCCTGCACACAGGACTCGATCACCTCTTATTGGTCaattgcccagtaggcaagtggttaaaggggagaaaaaaaaaacccacctcaaATATGCCAATTTAAcaaaacagttatttggaaagatgctgggtGTATCTTTttatgtctgttccctactgcagtagttattaatgggcagcacagtggctcagtggttagcacttccacctagcggTACTAGGGTCTTCGGATTAAAATTCCAACCACAGCAGTACTTGcacattctccctgtgcctgcataggCTTCCtcctacaatccaaagacatgctggtatattAACTGGCTCCCGTCTAAATTGGCactagtgtatgaatgtgagttaaggaacttagattgttagctccttgagggcagggactgatgtgaacgtacaatatatatgtaaagagctgcataaaatGACAGTGCTTTGTACAGTAATACATACCTGTAACAAATACAGTAGGAACCATCAATATTACGATATGAGTTGCTTATCTATAAAATTTCCAAGACAACATGCAGTACAGAAGATGTGTTTAATACAAAATTCAAGACGTGTCAGGCTTGACAGAAAGCCAGATTCACACCTTTTGCTCTCTATAAATCACATTCTGACCAGAAATATTGCAGCCACACAGGAGGAAGAAAAAGGCAGTTTAAagaaaattttcagaaaaaaaatattatactgtTTTCCCCTCAACTAACCCTGTCAAAAATATGACAGATGATGCCAGAAAGTAAGATCTGAACCGTAACGGCAACGCCAAATTGTCATACTGGTTTATTAATGTTACAGTGAAGGAAAAGTAAAAGAAATGTAACACAGGAAGCAAAGCGTTTCAGTGCACTTGCTTTGCCAAAGTAGAATGAAGATACGGTTACATACTGTACATCACTCAGAAGGATGCAAACATGCTAcatggataaaaaataaaataccaaccaaaactgaagtttttaaataCAAAAGAAATCATTTAACATAGTAATTTCCCATAAGTTACTTTATTTAACAGTCTAGGAAGTTTGCAGCCATCAGGAGCTCCAGTGCAATCTCTGGTGCAATGGGGAATTCTGGGATTTCTGTAGAACTATTCGTATAACGAACTTTATAAGTAAAATAcatgcagactttggatagaacgTGAGAGGGGATCTCTCTGAAATTCACTTCATTGGTTTCATTTTCAGCAAACtgacctgaaaaaaaataaataaataaaaaaaggttagCGTCTAATTACAATACTAAAAACATCTATTCTAATGGGAACAGAGGAACTTAATGTGAGCCTGTCAGAACACAAATTATAGGAACTGACCATATTTATAACTCCCTTGTTTTTCAATTGTATAAAGTTAAACTTCCAGATCTACGTCATTGCTGACTTGCCAGGTAGTACAGGGAGGATATGGATGACCCAGAGCATGTGCAAttgaccctttcgctgccagaacaGCATTTCATATACAAGGTAAAAT
This genomic window contains:
- the ELOC gene encoding elongin-C, whose product is MDGEEKTYGGCEGPDAMYVKLISSDGHEFIVKREHALTSGTIKAMLSGPGQFAENETNEVNFREIPSHVLSKVCMYFTYKVRYTNSSTEIPEFPIAPEIALELLMAANFLDC